A section of the Streptomyces sp. V3I8 genome encodes:
- the tsf gene encoding translation elongation factor Ts — MANYTAADVKKLRELTGAGMMDCKKALDEADGNVDKAVEALRIKGQKGVAKREGRSAENGAVVSIIADDNTSGVLVELKCETDFVAKGEKFQAVANQIAQHAAATSPADIQALLASEIESGKTVQAFVDEANATLGEKIVLDRFAQFSGTYVTAYMHRTMPDLPPQIGVLVELDKADAGLAKGIAQHIAAFAPKYLSREDVPAEVVESERRVAEETTRAEGKPEAALPKIVEGRVNGFFKEATLLGQPYALDNKKSVQKVLDEAGVTLKRFSRIKVGI; from the coding sequence ATGGCGAACTACACCGCCGCCGACGTCAAGAAGCTCCGTGAGCTCACGGGCGCCGGCATGATGGACTGCAAGAAGGCGCTGGACGAGGCCGACGGCAACGTCGACAAGGCCGTCGAGGCGCTGCGCATCAAGGGCCAGAAGGGCGTCGCCAAGCGCGAGGGCCGCTCCGCCGAGAACGGCGCCGTGGTCTCCATCATCGCCGACGACAACACCTCCGGTGTCCTGGTCGAGCTGAAGTGCGAGACGGACTTCGTCGCCAAGGGCGAGAAGTTCCAGGCCGTCGCCAACCAGATCGCCCAGCACGCCGCCGCGACCTCCCCGGCCGACATCCAGGCGCTCCTCGCCTCGGAGATCGAGTCCGGCAAGACGGTCCAGGCGTTCGTCGACGAGGCCAACGCGACGCTGGGCGAGAAGATCGTCCTCGACCGCTTCGCCCAGTTCTCCGGCACCTACGTGACCGCGTACATGCACCGCACCATGCCCGACCTGCCCCCGCAGATCGGTGTCCTGGTCGAGCTGGACAAGGCCGACGCCGGTCTCGCCAAGGGCATCGCGCAGCACATCGCCGCCTTCGCGCCGAAGTACCTCTCCCGTGAGGACGTTCCGGCCGAGGTCGTCGAGTCCGAGCGCCGCGTCGCCGAGGAGACCACCCGCGCCGAGGGCAAGCCCGAGGCCGCGCTCCCGAAGATCGTCGAGGGTCGCGTCAACGGCTTCTTCAAGGAGGCCACCCTCCTCGGCCAGCCGTACGCGCTCGACAACAAGAAGTCCGTCCAGAAGGTCCTGGACGAGGCCGGTGTCACCCTGAAGCGCTTCTCGCGCATCAAGGTCGGCATCTGA
- the frr gene encoding ribosome recycling factor encodes MIEETLLEAEEKMEKAVVVAKEDFAAIRTGRAHPAMFNKIVADYYGALTPINQLASFSVPEPRMAVVTPFDKSAMRNIEQAIRDSDLGVNPSNDGNIIRVVFPELTEERRKDYIKVARTKAEDSKISIRSVRRKAKDGIDKMVKDGEVGEDEGRRAEKELDDTTTKYVAQVDELLKHKEAELLEV; translated from the coding sequence GTGATCGAAGAGACCCTCCTCGAGGCCGAGGAGAAGATGGAGAAGGCCGTCGTGGTCGCCAAGGAGGACTTCGCCGCGATCCGCACCGGCCGTGCGCACCCGGCGATGTTCAACAAGATCGTGGCGGACTACTACGGCGCACTGACACCGATCAACCAGCTCGCCTCGTTCTCGGTGCCCGAGCCGCGCATGGCCGTGGTGACCCCGTTCGACAAGAGCGCGATGCGCAACATCGAGCAGGCGATCCGCGACTCCGATCTCGGCGTCAACCCGAGTAACGACGGCAACATCATCCGGGTGGTGTTCCCCGAGCTCACCGAGGAGCGCCGCAAGGACTACATCAAGGTCGCCCGGACCAAGGCCGAGGACTCCAAGATCTCGATCCGTTCCGTCCGCCGCAAGGCCAAGGACGGCATCGACAAGATGGTCAAGGACGGCGAGGTCGGCGAGGACGAGGGCCGCCGCGCGGAGAAGGAGCTCGACGACACCACCACGAAGTACGTCGCCCAGGTGGACGAGCTGCTCAAGCACAAGGAAGCGGAGCTGCTCGAGGTCTGA
- a CDS encoding peptidoglycan DD-metalloendopeptidase family protein, whose amino-acid sequence MLGPVLGGPAATARDGGPGGASGGGRASGGGRASGGGVGPPVPAVGRAWPVRSRPPVARGWEPPATAYGRGHRGLDLTAAPGTPVRAVAPGRVSFAGRVAGRGAVSVELTGTGTPPLRTTYVPVRATLRKGAEVAAGEVVGILEPSDPHCPASCLHWGLRRGDTYLDPLALLPPWLLTRGPSRLLPVTGVPEQELDPAPAPESESEPATARPARPAHGTPGLFAWF is encoded by the coding sequence ATGCTGGGCCCGGTCCTCGGCGGGCCCGCGGCCACCGCCCGGGACGGCGGTCCCGGCGGTGCGTCCGGTGGCGGCCGTGCGTCCGGTGGCGGCCGTGCGTCCGGTGGCGGCGTGGGCCCGCCCGTTCCGGCGGTCGGCCGCGCCTGGCCGGTGAGGTCGCGCCCGCCGGTGGCACGTGGCTGGGAGCCGCCGGCGACCGCCTACGGGCGGGGCCACCGGGGACTCGACCTCACCGCGGCTCCCGGCACGCCGGTCCGGGCCGTCGCCCCCGGCCGCGTCTCCTTCGCGGGCCGGGTCGCGGGCCGCGGGGCCGTCTCGGTCGAGCTGACCGGCACGGGAACACCACCCCTGCGCACCACGTACGTACCGGTGCGGGCGACCCTGAGAAAGGGCGCCGAGGTGGCCGCGGGCGAGGTGGTGGGCATCCTGGAACCGTCGGACCCCCACTGCCCGGCGTCATGCCTGCACTGGGGCCTGCGCCGCGGCGACACCTACCTGGACCCGCTCGCCCTGCTGCCCCCGTGGCTGCTGACCAGGGGCCCCTCACGCCTGCTGCCGGTCACGGGAGTACCGGAACAGGAACTCGACCCGGCACCGGCACCCGAATCCGAATCGGAACCGGCGACTGCCCGTCCCGCCCGTCCCGCCCACGGGACACCCGGACTCTTCGCATGGTTCTGA
- the pyrH gene encoding UMP kinase: MTTTQADKDEKGDTGKGAGRFLLKLSGEAFAGGGALGVDPDVVHKMAREIAAVVRGGAQIAVVIGGGNFFRGAELQQRGMDRARSDYMGMLGTVMNCLALQDFLEKEGIDSRVQTAITMGQVAEPYIPLRAVRHLEKGRVVIFGAGMGMPYFSTDTTAAQRALEIDAEALLMGKNGVDGVYDSDPKTNPGAVKFDALSYGEVITRDLKVADMTAITLCRDNKLPILVFELLAEGNIARAVKGEKIGTLVGDQGGRA; the protein is encoded by the coding sequence ATGACCACCACCCAGGCCGACAAGGACGAAAAGGGCGACACCGGCAAGGGCGCCGGCCGCTTCCTGCTGAAGCTCTCCGGTGAGGCCTTCGCCGGTGGCGGGGCACTCGGCGTCGACCCCGACGTGGTGCACAAGATGGCGCGGGAGATCGCCGCGGTGGTCCGCGGCGGCGCCCAGATCGCCGTCGTCATCGGCGGCGGCAACTTCTTCCGCGGCGCCGAACTCCAGCAGCGCGGCATGGACCGGGCCCGCTCGGACTACATGGGCATGCTCGGAACGGTCATGAACTGCCTCGCCCTCCAGGACTTCCTGGAGAAGGAGGGCATCGACTCGCGCGTGCAGACCGCCATCACCATGGGACAGGTCGCCGAGCCGTACATCCCGCTGCGGGCCGTGCGGCACCTGGAGAAGGGCCGTGTGGTCATCTTCGGCGCCGGGATGGGCATGCCGTACTTCTCCACGGACACCACCGCCGCCCAGCGCGCCCTGGAGATCGACGCCGAAGCGCTGCTGATGGGCAAGAACGGCGTGGACGGGGTCTACGACTCCGACCCGAAGACCAACCCCGGAGCGGTCAAGTTCGACGCGCTCAGCTACGGCGAGGTCATCACCCGCGACCTCAAGGTCGCGGACATGACCGCGATCACGCTGTGCCGCGACAACAAGCTCCCCATCCTCGTCTTCGAGCTTCTCGCCGAGGGCAATATCGCCCGGGCGGTCAAGGGTGAGAAGATCGGCACGCTCGTGGGCGACCAGGGCGGCCGGGCCTGA
- the whiG gene encoding RNA polymerase sigma factor WhiG, with protein MPQHTSGSDRAAVPPAARGGGRPPAPSTLDELWRSYKTTGDGRLREQLILHYSPLVKYVAGRVSVGLPPNVEQADFVSSGVFGLIDAIEKFDIGREIKFETYAITRIRGAMIDELRALDWIPRSVRQKARNVERAYATLEARLRRTPSEIEVADEMGIAVEELHAVFGQLSLANVVALEELLHVGGEGGNRLSLMDTLEDTAADNPVEVAEDRELRRFLARAINTLPEREKTVVTLYYYEGLTLAEIGNVLGVTESRVSQIHTKSVLQLRAKLASFGR; from the coding sequence ATGCCCCAGCACACCTCCGGGTCTGACCGGGCGGCAGTTCCCCCCGCTGCCCGAGGCGGCGGGCGGCCGCCCGCTCCCTCGACGCTCGACGAGCTGTGGAGGTCGTACAAGACCACGGGTGACGGCCGGCTGCGCGAGCAGCTGATCCTGCACTACTCGCCGTTGGTGAAGTACGTGGCGGGCCGGGTGAGTGTGGGGCTGCCGCCCAACGTGGAGCAGGCCGACTTCGTGTCGTCGGGTGTGTTCGGGCTGATCGACGCCATCGAGAAGTTCGACATCGGGCGGGAGATCAAGTTCGAGACGTACGCGATCACCCGGATCCGGGGCGCGATGATCGACGAGCTGCGCGCGCTGGACTGGATCCCCCGGTCCGTGCGGCAGAAGGCCCGTAACGTCGAGCGGGCCTACGCGACACTGGAGGCGCGGCTTCGGCGTACGCCGTCCGAGATCGAGGTGGCCGACGAGATGGGGATCGCGGTCGAGGAGCTGCACGCGGTGTTCGGCCAGTTGTCGCTGGCCAACGTCGTGGCCCTGGAGGAACTGCTGCACGTCGGCGGTGAGGGCGGCAACCGGCTGAGCCTGATGGACACCCTCGAGGACACCGCGGCCGACAACCCCGTGGAGGTCGCCGAGGACCGTGAGCTGCGGCGTTTCCTGGCCCGGGCCATCAACACACTGCCCGAGCGGGAGAAGACGGTGGTCACCCTCTACTACTACGAGGGGCTCACGCTCGCCGAGATCGGCAATGTGCTCGGGGTGACGGAGAGCCGCGTCAGCCAGATCCACACCAAGTCGGTCCTCCAGCTCCGGGCGAAGCTGGCGAGTTTCGGGCGCTGA
- the rpsB gene encoding 30S ribosomal protein S2: MAVVTMRELLESGVHFGHQTRRWNPKMKRFIFTERNGIYIIDLLQSLSYIDRAYEFVKETVAHGGTVMFVGTKKQAQEAIAEQATRVGMPYVNQRWLGGMLTNFSTVYKRLQRLKELEQIDFEDVAASGLTKKELLVLSREKAKLEKTLGGIREMSKVPSAVWIVDTKKEHIAVGEARKLNIPVVAILDTNCDPDEVDYKIPGNDDAIRSVTLLTRVIADAVAEGLISRSGAGKAAEGDKAAGEPLAAWERDLLEGGEKKADETAAEAPAADAPAADADAEAPATEAPAAETEAPAAEAEAPAAAEAPAEAEAEKPADAEQA; this comes from the coding sequence ATGGCCGTCGTCACGATGCGGGAGCTGCTGGAAAGCGGCGTCCACTTCGGTCACCAGACCCGTCGTTGGAACCCGAAGATGAAGCGCTTCATCTTCACGGAGCGCAACGGCATCTACATCATCGACCTGCTCCAGTCGCTGTCGTACATCGACCGCGCCTACGAGTTCGTCAAGGAGACCGTCGCCCACGGCGGCACGGTCATGTTCGTCGGCACGAAGAAGCAGGCGCAGGAGGCCATCGCCGAGCAGGCGACCCGCGTCGGCATGCCCTACGTGAACCAGCGCTGGCTGGGCGGCATGCTCACCAACTTCTCGACCGTCTACAAGCGTCTGCAGCGCCTCAAGGAGCTCGAGCAGATCGACTTCGAGGATGTGGCCGCGTCCGGCCTCACCAAGAAGGAGCTGCTCGTCCTCTCCCGCGAGAAGGCCAAGCTGGAGAAGACCCTCGGCGGTATCCGCGAGATGTCCAAGGTGCCCAGCGCCGTCTGGATCGTGGACACCAAGAAGGAGCACATCGCGGTCGGTGAGGCCCGGAAGCTCAACATCCCGGTCGTCGCCATCCTGGACACCAACTGCGACCCCGACGAGGTCGACTACAAGATCCCGGGCAACGACGACGCGATCCGCTCCGTCACCCTGCTCACCCGCGTGATCGCCGACGCCGTCGCCGAGGGCCTCATCTCCCGTTCCGGTGCCGGCAAGGCCGCCGAGGGTGACAAGGCCGCGGGCGAGCCGCTCGCCGCGTGGGAGCGCGACCTGCTCGAGGGCGGCGAGAAGAAGGCCGACGAGACCGCTGCCGAGGCGCCCGCCGCCGACGCTCCGGCCGCCGACGCAGACGCCGAGGCCCCCGCGACCGAGGCTCCGGCCGCCGAGACCGAGGCGCCCGCCGCCGAGGCCGAGGCTCCGGCTGCCGCCGAGGCGCCCGCCGAGGCCGAGGCCGAGAAGCCGGCCGACGCCGAGCAGGCCTGA
- a CDS encoding TetR/AcrR family transcriptional regulator codes for MAEHRSMQRAALLDAARSLLSEGGTDALTFPALAERTGLARSSVYEYFRSRAAVVEELCEVDFPLWAAEVETAMSLAGTPEGKVEAYVRSQLTLVGDRRHRAVVAISASELDAGAREKIRAAHGGLVAMIVEALRDMGHEQPRMAAMLLQGMADAAVRRIELGAAEEPEVITEAAVAMALRGVRG; via the coding sequence GTGGCCGAGCACCGGTCGATGCAGCGAGCCGCCCTGCTGGACGCGGCACGGTCACTGCTGTCCGAGGGCGGGACGGACGCGCTGACGTTCCCGGCGCTCGCCGAGCGGACCGGCCTCGCGCGGTCCTCCGTGTACGAGTACTTCCGCTCCAGGGCGGCTGTCGTCGAAGAGCTCTGCGAGGTCGACTTCCCGCTCTGGGCCGCCGAGGTCGAGACGGCGATGTCGCTGGCCGGGACGCCCGAGGGGAAGGTCGAGGCGTACGTCCGCAGTCAGCTCACCCTCGTCGGGGACCGGAGGCACCGGGCCGTGGTGGCGATCTCCGCGAGCGAGCTCGACGCGGGCGCGCGCGAGAAGATCCGCGCCGCGCACGGGGGACTCGTCGCGATGATCGTGGAGGCGTTGCGGGACATGGGGCACGAGCAGCCGCGGATGGCCGCGATGCTCCTCCAGGGGATGGCGGACGCGGCGGTCCGCAGGATCGAACTGGGCGCGGCCGAGGAACCCGAGGTCATCACCGAGGCCGCGGTCGCGATGGCTCTGCGCGGCGTACGGGGCTGA